One Dokdonia sp. Dokd-P16 genomic window carries:
- a CDS encoding pyridoxamine 5'-phosphate oxidase family protein yields the protein MTDQYFKEAQEELQLGVNKKGHPFRYTTMGTVDASGVPALRTVVLRQVTEDFKLRIYTDSRSNKIAQLLQNDVTSLLFYHPKKLLQIKVTGNASIITDPVELQRYYSGVQPSSKKDYTTADAPGAEISNPDAVDYLESTHYFTIIEIAPTHLEFLQLKRPNHIRVAFNQEDGAWNGQFLNP from the coding sequence ATGACAGATCAGTATTTTAAGGAAGCACAAGAAGAGTTACAACTTGGCGTCAACAAAAAGGGACACCCGTTTAGGTACACCACTATGGGCACCGTAGATGCTTCTGGAGTTCCCGCACTAAGAACTGTAGTACTAAGACAAGTTACAGAGGATTTTAAACTGAGAATTTATACTGACAGTAGATCAAATAAAATAGCTCAGTTACTCCAAAATGATGTTACTAGCTTGCTCTTCTACCATCCTAAAAAATTGCTGCAGATTAAAGTTACAGGAAACGCTTCCATCATTACAGATCCTGTAGAGCTGCAACGCTACTACAGCGGCGTGCAACCTTCATCAAAAAAAGATTACACCACTGCTGATGCTCCTGGCGCAGAGATTTCAAATCCAGATGCGGTAGACTACCTTGAGAGCACACACTATTTTACTATTATTGAGATTGCACCTACACATTTAGAGTTCCTTCAGCTTAAGAGGCCTAACCATATAAGAGTAGCATTTAATCAGGAAGATGGTGCATGGAATGGGCAGTTTTTGAACCCGTAG
- a CDS encoding efflux RND transporter permease subunit, producing the protein MAKFLSKGFWESVASLILRNRPLILILIVGFTIFLGFQWRNMRFTYTEANLLPDDHEVNLEYQNFKDKFGEEGNLIVLGIQDERLFTPEVLTAWNDLSAKIAKADAVALSLSLKDLKILDKQENPQRFDLVPFMTDSTLTAESAASYRKLLFDDLPFYENLIYNKETGTVRSAVYLKKDLINTPARLDFVVNDLMPAIATFEKDYDIDVRTSGMPYIRTLNAQNIIDEIGIFVGAALLVTSFIFFFFFRSYRATFISMITVIIGVMWAFGFLGLLGYEITVLTAIIPPLIIVIGIPNCIFLINKYQQEYKNHGNQVKSLQRVITKVGNATLMTNITTASGFATFILTESSLLSEFGVVASINIIAIFLLSLLIIPIIYSYMSPPKEKHLKHLGKTWIEGFVNWMERMVRTRRTAIYGSSVLLLALSIVGIYQIRISGSLIEDMPKKADFYKDIKFFEEEFDGIMPLEILIDTKKKQGVMKLATLKRMEELSATIEEQPELSAPISIVNLVKYAKQAYFNGNPKYYQLPTSNERNFILPYAKSFDNDQNLMGAYVDSTGQYARITTFMKDVGTDKMERAEENIQLKIDKLFPDDRYEVTMTGTALVFQKGTDYLVMNLVISLSLAILLIALFMAWMFKSLRMIIVSLIPNLLPLLVTAGMMGFIGIPIKPSTILVFSIAFGISVDDTIHFLAKYRQELKANKWKIKKSVYGSLRETGVSMFYTSIVLFFGFSVFMISSFGGTVALGGLVSATLLFAMLANLLLLPSLLLSLEKEIANKDTFKEPALQIVEREGDEETPD; encoded by the coding sequence ATGGCAAAATTTCTGAGTAAAGGTTTTTGGGAGTCTGTAGCGAGTTTAATACTACGCAATCGTCCTTTGATTCTCATTCTTATCGTGGGTTTCACCATTTTCTTAGGTTTCCAATGGCGCAATATGCGCTTTACCTATACAGAGGCAAACTTACTTCCTGATGACCATGAAGTTAATCTCGAGTACCAGAATTTTAAAGATAAATTTGGAGAAGAAGGAAACCTCATCGTGTTAGGAATACAAGATGAACGTCTCTTTACTCCTGAGGTGCTCACTGCTTGGAATGACTTATCTGCAAAGATTGCAAAGGCAGATGCTGTTGCATTATCCCTTTCTCTTAAAGACCTCAAGATATTAGATAAACAAGAAAACCCGCAGCGGTTTGACCTTGTTCCCTTCATGACAGATAGCACGCTCACTGCCGAAAGTGCTGCTAGTTATAGAAAATTACTCTTTGACGATTTACCATTTTATGAAAATCTGATTTACAATAAAGAGACAGGTACTGTGCGCTCTGCCGTGTATCTTAAGAAAGATTTGATCAACACTCCTGCGCGTTTAGACTTTGTAGTAAATGATCTTATGCCCGCTATCGCGACTTTTGAAAAGGACTACGATATCGATGTGCGCACTAGTGGAATGCCGTACATACGAACGCTCAATGCTCAAAATATTATTGATGAGATAGGCATATTTGTAGGTGCAGCATTGCTAGTTACTTCTTTTATATTCTTCTTTTTCTTTAGATCATACAGAGCCACCTTTATCTCCATGATTACGGTAATCATAGGTGTTATGTGGGCTTTTGGGTTTTTAGGATTACTGGGATATGAGATTACAGTACTTACGGCTATTATCCCTCCGCTTATTATTGTGATTGGGATTCCTAACTGTATTTTCTTGATTAATAAATACCAGCAAGAATATAAAAATCACGGTAACCAAGTAAAGTCGTTACAGCGTGTTATTACCAAAGTAGGTAATGCGACCTTGATGACTAACATTACCACGGCATCTGGATTTGCTACTTTTATTCTTACTGAGAGTTCGCTACTAAGCGAGTTTGGTGTTGTCGCGAGTATTAATATCATCGCTATATTTTTACTTAGCTTACTTATCATCCCTATCATTTACAGTTACATGTCGCCTCCTAAGGAGAAGCACCTTAAACACCTAGGTAAAACTTGGATAGAAGGGTTTGTGAACTGGATGGAGCGCATGGTACGTACTAGACGTACTGCGATTTATGGATCAAGTGTATTACTACTTGCACTGAGTATTGTAGGAATCTATCAAATACGTATTTCTGGTTCACTCATAGAAGACATGCCTAAAAAAGCCGACTTCTATAAAGACATAAAGTTTTTTGAGGAAGAATTTGATGGGATCATGCCATTAGAAATTCTGATTGACACCAAGAAGAAACAAGGAGTCATGAAGCTTGCCACGCTTAAACGCATGGAAGAGCTAAGCGCTACCATAGAGGAGCAACCAGAACTCTCTGCTCCTATATCGATTGTAAACCTTGTGAAGTATGCAAAACAGGCCTACTTTAATGGAAATCCTAAATACTACCAACTACCTACAAGTAACGAGCGCAATTTTATACTGCCGTATGCAAAGAGTTTTGACAATGATCAAAATCTCATGGGAGCCTACGTAGATAGCACAGGTCAGTATGCCAGAATTACTACCTTCATGAAAGACGTAGGTACTGATAAAATGGAGCGCGCTGAAGAAAATATCCAATTAAAAATAGACAAGCTTTTTCCAGACGATAGATATGAGGTTACCATGACAGGTACTGCACTCGTTTTTCAGAAAGGAACAGATTATCTTGTAATGAACCTTGTTATAAGTTTATCACTTGCCATCTTACTCATCGCGCTATTTATGGCGTGGATGTTTAAGTCGCTACGTATGATTATAGTGTCTCTCATTCCTAACTTATTACCGCTACTTGTTACGGCAGGTATGATGGGCTTTATAGGCATCCCTATCAAGCCATCTACAATACTTGTATTTAGTATTGCCTTTGGGATCTCTGTAGATGATACGATTCACTTTCTGGCAAAATACCGTCAAGAACTAAAAGCTAACAAATGGAAGATTAAAAAATCTGTTTACGGTTCGCTACGTGAGACAGGTGTAAGTATGTTTTACACATCAATTGTGCTCTTCTTTGGCTTCTCTGTATTCATGATTAGTAGTTTTGGAGGAACTGTAGCACTAGGTGGCCTTGTAAGCGCAACCTTACTATTCGCTATGCTAGCCAACCTTTTACTATTACCGTCACTGTTGTTATCTCTAGAAAAAGAGATTGCAAACAAGGACACCTTTAAAGAACCTGCGCTACAAATTGTAGAACGTGAGGGTGATGAGGAAACTCCTGATTAA
- a CDS encoding DUF5686 family protein, with protein MRQFIIVYLLCLSFTAIAQNEPDVQRIINQAIENKVKNDPREVLASYTYDVYEKTVITDSLNGSTHNFFSEKVSQLQFTEHHQFSENIIGYQLAGFKNPRYEVFAVNVQSRSFYDDDFVIFNNRYAGILSTRGMRNYNYSITSGGINGDYQVSFSPKKPKKIPGLTGKMTLDKNTLAIKGVQVRITDKLNIILNQEYTYIADANIYLPQQRELFLDKGSEDRKLSFFKGRISIGTIENEVLEDMVTRKFLVATTRMSNHNVNKEVTIPDSKYAITFKEGASEQPESFWQNYRTTPLSSKDERSFSELERIVNAENIERRLGTTNNFSIGYFSFDAFDFDLTYPVKFNNYEGLRLGLGGVTNESFSKRFRIEGYAAYGFKDQDIKYGIGAGYLLDPDKGAWISGTYNSDLEEVGNYAYLTDRRVYSLFEPRLVNITQFYKHRTTRLNLEYRLTPQLLSELQIAHRRLDQTTPYRYNNNGNIIRNYDISEATASFRWSPSNKYLKTENDIVPVYEGYPIISGQVSQAIDGLGGDLAFTKLAAKVFYRVDNLNKSATEFLVEGNVGFGDLPITHLFHAFPNAPTKETILQRFSVAGVNSFETMFFGEFFSDKLLTAQVKHRLAPFNISKSFKPELVFISRFAIGDISNPEDHLDIGEFGSLSKGYTETGFELNKLLFGFGTSLTYRYGAYHLSNWGDNIAFKFTFNLKL; from the coding sequence ATGCGTCAGTTTATAATTGTCTATCTCTTATGCTTAAGTTTTACTGCGATAGCTCAGAATGAGCCAGACGTGCAGCGCATTATCAATCAAGCAATTGAAAATAAAGTTAAGAACGACCCGAGAGAGGTACTCGCTTCTTACACGTATGACGTTTACGAGAAAACGGTAATTACAGACAGCCTTAATGGAAGTACGCATAACTTCTTTTCTGAAAAAGTAAGCCAACTTCAATTTACAGAGCATCACCAGTTTTCGGAGAATATTATTGGATATCAGCTTGCTGGTTTTAAGAATCCGCGATACGAGGTGTTTGCTGTAAACGTGCAATCACGGTCATTTTATGATGATGACTTTGTAATTTTTAATAATCGATATGCGGGAATTCTCTCAACAAGAGGAATGCGCAATTATAACTACAGTATAACTTCTGGTGGTATAAATGGCGATTACCAAGTAAGTTTTAGCCCTAAAAAACCTAAGAAAATTCCTGGGCTTACTGGGAAAATGACCTTAGATAAAAACACACTCGCTATAAAAGGTGTGCAAGTGCGTATCACAGATAAACTTAACATTATTCTTAATCAAGAGTATACCTATATAGCAGACGCAAATATATACTTACCGCAACAGCGAGAATTATTTCTTGATAAAGGAAGTGAAGATCGCAAGCTTTCTTTTTTTAAAGGACGAATTTCTATAGGTACTATTGAAAACGAAGTGCTGGAAGATATGGTCACTCGTAAGTTTCTTGTAGCTACTACGAGAATGAGCAATCACAATGTGAATAAGGAAGTTACCATTCCAGATTCTAAGTATGCGATTACCTTTAAGGAAGGCGCTAGCGAGCAACCAGAATCGTTCTGGCAAAACTATCGCACGACACCATTATCTAGCAAAGATGAACGCAGTTTCTCAGAACTAGAGCGCATAGTAAATGCCGAAAACATAGAACGTAGATTAGGGACTACTAATAATTTTAGTATTGGTTATTTTAGTTTTGATGCCTTTGATTTTGACCTTACATACCCTGTAAAGTTCAATAATTATGAGGGACTGCGACTTGGACTTGGTGGCGTGACGAATGAGTCTTTCTCTAAGCGTTTCCGCATAGAAGGCTATGCTGCTTATGGGTTCAAGGACCAAGATATCAAGTATGGTATAGGTGCTGGTTACCTTCTCGATCCAGACAAGGGAGCATGGATTTCTGGAACCTACAACAGCGACCTAGAGGAAGTAGGTAATTATGCATACTTAACAGATCGCCGTGTGTATTCACTCTTTGAGCCACGCCTTGTAAACATTACACAGTTTTACAAACACCGCACTACTCGTTTAAATCTTGAGTACAGACTTACACCACAATTACTTTCTGAGTTACAAATTGCTCATAGAAGACTAGATCAAACTACCCCTTATCGCTATAATAACAATGGCAACATCATACGTAATTATGATATCTCTGAAGCCACAGCCTCTTTCCGATGGAGTCCTTCTAATAAATATTTAAAAACGGAGAATGATATTGTCCCTGTTTATGAGGGCTACCCTATAATCTCTGGTCAGGTATCTCAAGCTATTGATGGCCTAGGAGGTGATCTTGCTTTTACAAAACTCGCAGCCAAGGTTTTTTATAGAGTAGATAATCTCAACAAATCTGCTACGGAGTTTCTGGTAGAAGGAAATGTTGGTTTTGGAGATTTACCTATTACACATTTGTTTCACGCATTTCCTAATGCGCCTACTAAGGAGACGATACTTCAGCGCTTTTCGGTGGCTGGGGTTAATAGTTTTGAGACTATGTTTTTTGGTGAATTCTTTTCAGACAAACTACTTACTGCTCAGGTAAAACATAGACTGGCGCCATTTAATATCTCTAAGAGTTTTAAACCAGAATTGGTTTTTATAAGCCGTTTTGCCATAGGAGATATAAGCAACCCAGAAGATCACCTCGATATTGGCGAGTTTGGTTCGCTTAGTAAAGGATATACAGAAACTGGATTTGAACTTAACAAGCTGCTTTTTGGTTTTGGAACGAGTCTCACCTACCGTTACGGAGCTTACCATTTATCTAACTGGGGAGATAACATTGCGTTTAAGTTTACATTCAATCTCAAACTGTAG
- the frr gene encoding ribosome recycling factor, with the protein MNEDLKFIIDTAKEAMDDAIVHLAKRLLTIRAGKASPAMLQGLMVNYYGSPTPLSQVANVNTPDGRTITVQPWEKSLMQEIEKAIINANLGFNPMNNGENIIINVPPLTEERRKDLVKQARAEAEDSKVGVRNDRKNANNDIKKVDDASDDEKANAEVDIQKLTDIHIKKIEDVLSKKEAEIMTV; encoded by the coding sequence ATGAACGAAGATTTAAAATTTATAATAGATACTGCCAAAGAAGCAATGGACGATGCCATTGTACACTTAGCAAAACGATTACTTACTATACGTGCTGGAAAAGCAAGCCCGGCAATGCTACAAGGTTTAATGGTTAACTATTACGGAAGCCCTACTCCTTTAAGCCAAGTGGCAAATGTAAATACTCCAGATGGTCGTACTATTACTGTACAACCATGGGAAAAAAGCCTTATGCAAGAGATTGAAAAAGCTATTATAAATGCAAACCTAGGCTTTAACCCAATGAATAACGGGGAAAACATTATCATTAATGTGCCGCCACTTACAGAGGAAAGACGTAAAGATCTTGTAAAACAAGCGCGTGCAGAGGCAGAAGACTCAAAAGTAGGTGTGCGTAATGATCGCAAAAATGCAAATAATGATATCAAAAAAGTAGATGACGCATCTGATGATGAAAAGGCAAATGCAGAAGTAGATATCCAGAAGCTTACTGATATTCATATCAAGAAAATAGAAGACGTTCTTAGCAAGAAAGAAGCTGAGATTATGACTGTATAA
- the pyrH gene encoding UMP kinase: protein MKYKRILLKLSGEALMGDRQYGIDPNRLAEYAEDIKAVTEKGIEVAIVIGGGNIFRGVAGASKGMDRVQSDHMGMLATVINGLALQDALEQANVKTRLQTAIKINEVAEPFIRRKAMAHLNKGRVVIFGGGTGNPYFTTDSAAVLRAIEIEADVILKGTRVDGIYNSDPEKNTDAIKYDHISFDDVLRKGLKVMDTTAFTLSQENELPIIVFDMNTRGNLMKVVSGDAIGTTVN from the coding sequence ATGAAATATAAAAGAATATTACTTAAACTTTCTGGTGAAGCCTTAATGGGAGATCGCCAGTACGGAATAGATCCTAACCGTCTTGCAGAATATGCAGAAGACATTAAAGCAGTAACAGAAAAAGGTATTGAAGTTGCTATTGTTATAGGTGGCGGAAATATATTTAGAGGTGTAGCGGGAGCTAGCAAGGGAATGGATCGCGTACAAAGTGATCACATGGGAATGCTTGCCACTGTAATAAACGGTCTTGCACTCCAAGACGCGCTAGAACAAGCCAACGTAAAAACGAGATTGCAAACAGCTATTAAAATTAATGAAGTAGCTGAGCCTTTTATACGCCGTAAAGCGATGGCACATCTCAATAAAGGACGTGTGGTTATTTTTGGCGGAGGAACAGGTAATCCTTACTTTACTACAGACTCTGCAGCGGTATTGAGAGCAATTGAGATAGAGGCAGATGTAATTTTAAAAGGAACGAGAGTAGATGGTATCTACAACTCGGATCCTGAGAAAAACACAGATGCTATTAAGTATGATCATATCTCTTTTGACGATGTGTTACGCAAAGGATTAAAAGTGATGGACACTACGGCTTTTACATTAAGTCAAGAAAATGAGTTACCTATTATTGTTTTTGATATGAATACTCGTGGCAACTTGATGAAAGTGGTCTCTGGTGACGCTATAGGTACTACCGTAAACTAA